In one Ictalurus furcatus strain D&B chromosome 10, Billie_1.0, whole genome shotgun sequence genomic region, the following are encoded:
- the LOC128613509 gene encoding platelet glycoprotein V, protein MWFLLILLHLGLQLPLSFSCPSSCACFPNGDVECTGAITEIPHLKANQTVRLKLNKTQITILNPQSFQALVLLQRLQISHNPLATIHPEAFDNASLLRSVVLSSNSISVLPPRVFSSLGKLEQLYLDRNQLMSLHVDTFKKLVNLKELDISKNKIANLDARIFQNVTNLNHLNLCENLLQKIPQTMFHNLKKLKSLILYSNQLKTIEEGSFDQLHNLIMLMLNKNQIREIPPRLFRHMPKLLTLTLSGNQLRYIPSETFYYLPNLTKLTLYKNPLISLPDQLVGHMPRLKELYLYNTNLTSVPWNLFANMTGLRVLNFHFNDKLASLPKDLFCCLPNLQKLSLKNNILHDLHPDQFSDLTNLQILMLNDNMLRSLSAKTFQNLHRLTKLELSNNNLNELPGDIFAHVTALRSVTLGGNQWNCTCSILDIVKWIRENRNAVTDLHDVLCDEPYYLRNKQLDMLTSDSLKCGITTTGYLNVSVITTGMHSSEKTTSSSSSTASYLSTASSFTGTRTTTNVAAKTNTQSPTTILSIHLTTLTPSTTASTTEEEHIHVFKSSVFYDTVVLVNGPDIVHNNRHQRWVYLWTVPATGLYSGFLMALYVVLIVTGVILIIANAYALHRLHKALWKTGMTLTRNQTIITKRLRRFNGKL, encoded by the coding sequence ATGTGGTTCCTTCTTATTCTACTGCATCTGGGATTGCAGCTCCCACTGAGCTTTTCCTGCCCAAGTAGCTGTGCGTGCTTTCCAAATGGGGATGTTGAATGCACAGGGGCCATCACTGAAATCCCACATCTGAAAGCCAATCAAACCGTCCGCCTGAAACTCAATAAAACTCAAATAACAATCCTTAATCCCCAAAGTTTTCAGGCTCTTGTTCTTTTACAGCGCCTCCAAATTAGCCACAATCCTCTTGCCACCATCCACCCAGAAGCCTTTGATAATGCTTCTCTGCTCCGGTCAGTTGTGTTGTCATCTAACTCCATCTCTGTTCTTCCACCAAGAGTGTTCAGTAGCCTGGGAAAACTAGAGCAGCTTTACTTGGACAGGAATCAACTGATGTCTCTCCATGTAGACACATTTAAAAAGCTGGTCAATCTCAAGGAACTGGAcatcagcaaaaacaaaattgcAAATTTGGATGCCAGAATCTTCCAGAATGTGACAAACTTGAATCACCTGAACCTGTGTGAGAACTTACTACAAAAGATCCCACAGACGATGTTCCACAACCTTAAGAAACTCAAGTCTCTGATACTTTACTCCAACCAGCTGAAGACTATAGAGGAAGGTTCCTTTGATCAACTGCACAATCTGATAATGCTCATGCTGAATAAAAACCAAATCCGAGAAATCCCTCCTCGACTTTTTAGGCACATGCCCAAACTGTTAACCCTGACTCTGTCTGGCAACCAACTTCGTTATATTCCAAGTGAGACCTTTTACTATCTACCCAACCTTACTAAACTTACACTCTACAAAAACCCTCTAATCTCCCTGCCGGACCAGCTAGTAGGTCACATGCCAAGACTTAAGGAGCTCTACCTGTATAACACCAATCTCACCAGTGTGCCCTGGAACCTTTTTGCTAACATGACTGGCCTCAGGGTTTTGAATTTCCACTTTAATGACAAACTCGCCTCACTACCAAAGGACCTCTTTTGTTGCTTGCCCAATCTTCAAAAgctatctttaaaaaacaacatactTCACGATTTACATCCAGATCAGTTTTCAGACCTAACCAATCTTCAAATTCTAATGCTCAATGATAACATGCTCCGGTCCCTTTCGGCAAAGACCTTCCAAAATCTCCATAGACTAACCAAGCTTGAACTGAGCAACAACAATCTGAATGAACTCCCAGGAGATATTTTTGCGCATGTCACTGCACTGCGGTCTGTTACTCTTGGGGGCAACCAGTGGAACTGCACATGCAGCATTCTGGACATTGTAAAATGGATTCGTGAAAACCGAAATGCAGTTACTGACCTGCATGACGTATTATGTGATGAACCTTACTACTTACGTAATAAACAACTGGATATGTTAACCAGTGACAGTCTGAAATGTGGCATCACCACTACAGGATATCTAAATGTTTCTGTGATCACTACAGGAATGCATTCTTCAGAAAAAACAAcatcctcatcttcatcaaCAGCCTCATATTTATCTACAGCATCATCTTTCACTGGCACAAGAACCACTACCAATGTTGCtgcaaagacaaacacacaatctCCAACCACTATTCTTTCAATTCATCTGACTACACTAACCCCTTCTACAACGGCTTCTACAACCGAGGAAGAACATATTCATGTCTTCAAGTCCAGTGTATTCTATGACACTGTGGTCCTTGTTAATGGTCCTGATATTGTCCATAACAATCGCCACCAGCGCTGGGTGTACCTGTGGACCGTACCTGCTACTGGACTATACAGTGGGTTTTTGATGGCTTTGTATGTTGTTCTCATAGTCACCGGTGTAATTCTGATCATAGCCAATGCTTATGCTTTGCACCGTCTACATAAGGCTTTGTGGAAAACAGGGATGACTCTTACTAGAAATCAGACAATCATAACTAAACGATTGCGGCGTTTTAATGGCAAACTCTAG
- the uchl5 gene encoding ubiquitin carboxyl-terminal hydrolase isozyme L5 isoform X1, which produces MAGSAGEWCLMESDPGVFTELIKGFGCKGAQVEEIWSMEPENFQNLKPVHGLIFLFKWQPGEEPAGSIVQDSRLDQIFFAKQVINNACATQAIVSVLLNCSHPDMHLGETLTEFREFSQSFDAAMKGLALSNSEVIRQVHNSFARQQMFEFDAKSSAKDEDAFHFVSYVPVNGRLYELDGLREGPIDLGTCNQEDWINAVRPVIEKRIQKYSEGEIRFNLMAIVSDRKMIYERKIAELQAHLTEEEPMDTDQSANLLSSIQSEIAKYQLLIDEENQKLKKYKIENIRRKHNYLPFIMELLKTLAEYQQLMPLVEKAKEKQSAKKIQEAK; this is translated from the exons atggcaGGAAGTGCTGGAGAGTGGTGTCTCATGGAAAGTGACCCTGGAGTTTTCACAGAACTGATAAAAGGCTTCG GATGCAAAGGAGCACAAGTTGAAGAGATATGGAGCATGGAGCCAGAGAATTTTCAAAATCTCAA ACCAGTTCATGGCTTAATATTTCTCTTCAAATGGCAACCTGGTGAGGAGCCAGCTGGCTCCATTGTTCAGGACTCTAGACTCGACCAGATCTTTTTTGCTAAGCAG GTCATCAACAATGCCTGTGCGACCCAAGCAATAGTCAGCGTGCTATTGAACTGCTCTCATCCTGACATGCACCTTGGTGAAACACTGACTGAGTTCCGAGAGTTCTCGCAAAGTTTTGATGCTGCA ATGAAAGGTCTTGCTCTCAGTAACTCTGAAGTAATTCGACAAGTTCACAACAGCTTTGCCAG GCAGCAGATGTTTGAGTTTGATGCGAAATCATCAGCAAAAGATGAAGACGCTTTTCATTTTGTGAGCTATGTGCCTGTGAATGGTAGACTCTATGAATTAGATGGACTTCGTGAAGGACCTATTGACCTCG GCACTTGCAACCAAGAAGACTGGATCAATGCAGTTCGGCCAGTAATTGAAAAAAGAATACAAAA ATACAGTGAGGGAGAAATCCGTTTCAACTTAATGGCCATCGTATCTGATCGCAAGATGATTTATGAGCGTAAAATTGCAGAGCTACAGGCTCACCTAACAGAG GAAGAGCCAATGGATACAGACCAAAGTGCTAATCTTCTGAGTTCCATCCAGTCAGAGATCGCCAAGTACCAGCTCCTGATTGATGAGGAGAACCAGaaattaaagaaatataaa ATTGAAAACATTAGAAGAAAGCACAACTACCTACCTTTCATCATGGAATTACTGAAGACTCTTGCTGAATATCAACAACTGATGCCATTGGTTGAAAAG GCTAAAGAAAAGCAAAGCGCCAAAAAGATTCAAGAAGCAAAGTAG
- the uchl5 gene encoding ubiquitin carboxyl-terminal hydrolase isozyme L5 isoform X2 yields MEPENFQNLKPVHGLIFLFKWQPGEEPAGSIVQDSRLDQIFFAKQVINNACATQAIVSVLLNCSHPDMHLGETLTEFREFSQSFDAAMKGLALSNSEVIRQVHNSFARQQMFEFDAKSSAKDEDAFHFVSYVPVNGRLYELDGLREGPIDLGTCNQEDWINAVRPVIEKRIQKYSEGEIRFNLMAIVSDRKMIYERKIAELQAHLTEEEPMDTDQSANLLSSIQSEIAKYQLLIDEENQKLKKYKIENIRRKHNYLPFIMELLKTLAEYQQLMPLVEKAKEKQSAKKIQEAK; encoded by the exons ATGGAGCCAGAGAATTTTCAAAATCTCAA ACCAGTTCATGGCTTAATATTTCTCTTCAAATGGCAACCTGGTGAGGAGCCAGCTGGCTCCATTGTTCAGGACTCTAGACTCGACCAGATCTTTTTTGCTAAGCAG GTCATCAACAATGCCTGTGCGACCCAAGCAATAGTCAGCGTGCTATTGAACTGCTCTCATCCTGACATGCACCTTGGTGAAACACTGACTGAGTTCCGAGAGTTCTCGCAAAGTTTTGATGCTGCA ATGAAAGGTCTTGCTCTCAGTAACTCTGAAGTAATTCGACAAGTTCACAACAGCTTTGCCAG GCAGCAGATGTTTGAGTTTGATGCGAAATCATCAGCAAAAGATGAAGACGCTTTTCATTTTGTGAGCTATGTGCCTGTGAATGGTAGACTCTATGAATTAGATGGACTTCGTGAAGGACCTATTGACCTCG GCACTTGCAACCAAGAAGACTGGATCAATGCAGTTCGGCCAGTAATTGAAAAAAGAATACAAAA ATACAGTGAGGGAGAAATCCGTTTCAACTTAATGGCCATCGTATCTGATCGCAAGATGATTTATGAGCGTAAAATTGCAGAGCTACAGGCTCACCTAACAGAG GAAGAGCCAATGGATACAGACCAAAGTGCTAATCTTCTGAGTTCCATCCAGTCAGAGATCGCCAAGTACCAGCTCCTGATTGATGAGGAGAACCAGaaattaaagaaatataaa ATTGAAAACATTAGAAGAAAGCACAACTACCTACCTTTCATCATGGAATTACTGAAGACTCTTGCTGAATATCAACAACTGATGCCATTGGTTGAAAAG GCTAAAGAAAAGCAAAGCGCCAAAAAGATTCAAGAAGCAAAGTAG
- the uchl5 gene encoding ubiquitin carboxyl-terminal hydrolase isozyme L5 isoform X3: MHLGETLTEFREFSQSFDAAMKGLALSNSEVIRQVHNSFARQQMFEFDAKSSAKDEDAFHFVSYVPVNGRLYELDGLREGPIDLGTCNQEDWINAVRPVIEKRIQKYSEGEIRFNLMAIVSDRKMIYERKIAELQAHLTEEEPMDTDQSANLLSSIQSEIAKYQLLIDEENQKLKKYKIENIRRKHNYLPFIMELLKTLAEYQQLMPLVEKAKEKQSAKKIQEAK, encoded by the exons ATGCACCTTGGTGAAACACTGACTGAGTTCCGAGAGTTCTCGCAAAGTTTTGATGCTGCA ATGAAAGGTCTTGCTCTCAGTAACTCTGAAGTAATTCGACAAGTTCACAACAGCTTTGCCAG GCAGCAGATGTTTGAGTTTGATGCGAAATCATCAGCAAAAGATGAAGACGCTTTTCATTTTGTGAGCTATGTGCCTGTGAATGGTAGACTCTATGAATTAGATGGACTTCGTGAAGGACCTATTGACCTCG GCACTTGCAACCAAGAAGACTGGATCAATGCAGTTCGGCCAGTAATTGAAAAAAGAATACAAAA ATACAGTGAGGGAGAAATCCGTTTCAACTTAATGGCCATCGTATCTGATCGCAAGATGATTTATGAGCGTAAAATTGCAGAGCTACAGGCTCACCTAACAGAG GAAGAGCCAATGGATACAGACCAAAGTGCTAATCTTCTGAGTTCCATCCAGTCAGAGATCGCCAAGTACCAGCTCCTGATTGATGAGGAGAACCAGaaattaaagaaatataaa ATTGAAAACATTAGAAGAAAGCACAACTACCTACCTTTCATCATGGAATTACTGAAGACTCTTGCTGAATATCAACAACTGATGCCATTGGTTGAAAAG GCTAAAGAAAAGCAAAGCGCCAAAAAGATTCAAGAAGCAAAGTAG
- the glrx2 gene encoding glutaredoxin 2 isoform X3 yields the protein MLQSRMGNFMSTSAGRFSNQTYIQFIQDVVSHNCVVIFSKTTCPYCKMAKNVFNQIGATYKVIELDEHHNGQQLQEALAQMSGARTVPRVFVNGQCIGGGSDTRQLHEQGKLLPLIEKCNPCCLNNAAEGSGSGQYTS from the exons ATGCTACAGAGCAG GATGGGAAACTTCATGTCCACTAGTGCTGGAAGGTTTTCAAACCAGACatatatacagtttatacaG GATGTGGTGTCTCATAACTGCGTCGTTATATTCTCCAAGACAACGTGTCCTTATTGCAAGATGGCCAAGAATGTCTTTAATCAAATAGGAGCTACCTATAAGGTGATTGAACTGGATGAACATCATAACGGCCAACAGCTTCAAGAGGCTTTAGCACAAATGTCCGGTGCCAGAACG GTCCCAAGAGTCTTTGTCAATGGACAGTGCATTGGAGGAGGCTCTGATACGCGACAGCTTCATGAACAGGGCAAACTGTTGCCACTCATTGAGAAGTGTAACCCATGCTGCCTGAATAATGCTGCAGAAGGATCAGGGAGTGGGCAATATACTTCATGA
- the glrx2 gene encoding glutaredoxin 2 isoform X4 → MNWMGNFMSTSAGRFSNQTYIQFIQDVVSHNCVVIFSKTTCPYCKMAKNVFNQIGATYKVIELDEHHNGQQLQEALAQMSGARTVPRVFVNGQCIGGGSDTRQLHEQGKLLPLIEKCNPCCLNNAAEGSGSGQYTS, encoded by the exons ATGAATTG GATGGGAAACTTCATGTCCACTAGTGCTGGAAGGTTTTCAAACCAGACatatatacagtttatacaG GATGTGGTGTCTCATAACTGCGTCGTTATATTCTCCAAGACAACGTGTCCTTATTGCAAGATGGCCAAGAATGTCTTTAATCAAATAGGAGCTACCTATAAGGTGATTGAACTGGATGAACATCATAACGGCCAACAGCTTCAAGAGGCTTTAGCACAAATGTCCGGTGCCAGAACG GTCCCAAGAGTCTTTGTCAATGGACAGTGCATTGGAGGAGGCTCTGATACGCGACAGCTTCATGAACAGGGCAAACTGTTGCCACTCATTGAGAAGTGTAACCCATGCTGCCTGAATAATGCTGCAGAAGGATCAGGGAGTGGGCAATATACTTCATGA
- the glrx2 gene encoding glutaredoxin 2 isoform X5 → MGNFMSTSAGRFSNQTYIQFIQDVVSHNCVVIFSKTTCPYCKMAKNVFNQIGATYKVIELDEHHNGQQLQEALAQMSGARTVPRVFVNGQCIGGGSDTRQLHEQGKLLPLIEKCNPCCLNNAAEGSGSGQYTS, encoded by the exons ATGGGAAACTTCATGTCCACTAGTGCTGGAAGGTTTTCAAACCAGACatatatacagtttatacaG GATGTGGTGTCTCATAACTGCGTCGTTATATTCTCCAAGACAACGTGTCCTTATTGCAAGATGGCCAAGAATGTCTTTAATCAAATAGGAGCTACCTATAAGGTGATTGAACTGGATGAACATCATAACGGCCAACAGCTTCAAGAGGCTTTAGCACAAATGTCCGGTGCCAGAACG GTCCCAAGAGTCTTTGTCAATGGACAGTGCATTGGAGGAGGCTCTGATACGCGACAGCTTCATGAACAGGGCAAACTGTTGCCACTCATTGAGAAGTGTAACCCATGCTGCCTGAATAATGCTGCAGAAGGATCAGGGAGTGGGCAATATACTTCATGA
- the glrx2 gene encoding glutaredoxin 2 isoform X1 — protein sequence MVQVVKLVILTLILSFASASCFSYHPARMGNFMSTSAGRFSNQTYIQFIQDVVSHNCVVIFSKTTCPYCKMAKNVFNQIGATYKVIELDEHHNGQQLQEALAQMSGARTVPRVFVNGQCIGGGSDTRQLHEQGKLLPLIEKCNPCCLNNAAEGSGSGQYTS from the exons ATGGTTCAAGTAGTTAAACTCGTTATTTTAACGCTGATTTTATCCTTTGCGTCAGCTTCATGCTTCTCCTATCATCCAGCAAG GATGGGAAACTTCATGTCCACTAGTGCTGGAAGGTTTTCAAACCAGACatatatacagtttatacaG GATGTGGTGTCTCATAACTGCGTCGTTATATTCTCCAAGACAACGTGTCCTTATTGCAAGATGGCCAAGAATGTCTTTAATCAAATAGGAGCTACCTATAAGGTGATTGAACTGGATGAACATCATAACGGCCAACAGCTTCAAGAGGCTTTAGCACAAATGTCCGGTGCCAGAACG GTCCCAAGAGTCTTTGTCAATGGACAGTGCATTGGAGGAGGCTCTGATACGCGACAGCTTCATGAACAGGGCAAACTGTTGCCACTCATTGAGAAGTGTAACCCATGCTGCCTGAATAATGCTGCAGAAGGATCAGGGAGTGGGCAATATACTTCATGA
- the glrx2 gene encoding glutaredoxin 2 isoform X2 codes for MKAVCYMSRMGNFMSTSAGRFSNQTYIQFIQDVVSHNCVVIFSKTTCPYCKMAKNVFNQIGATYKVIELDEHHNGQQLQEALAQMSGARTVPRVFVNGQCIGGGSDTRQLHEQGKLLPLIEKCNPCCLNNAAEGSGSGQYTS; via the exons ATGAAGGCTGTGTGTTATATGTCTAGGATGGGAAACTTCATGTCCACTAGTGCTGGAAGGTTTTCAAACCAGACatatatacagtttatacaG GATGTGGTGTCTCATAACTGCGTCGTTATATTCTCCAAGACAACGTGTCCTTATTGCAAGATGGCCAAGAATGTCTTTAATCAAATAGGAGCTACCTATAAGGTGATTGAACTGGATGAACATCATAACGGCCAACAGCTTCAAGAGGCTTTAGCACAAATGTCCGGTGCCAGAACG GTCCCAAGAGTCTTTGTCAATGGACAGTGCATTGGAGGAGGCTCTGATACGCGACAGCTTCATGAACAGGGCAAACTGTTGCCACTCATTGAGAAGTGTAACCCATGCTGCCTGAATAATGCTGCAGAAGGATCAGGGAGTGGGCAATATACTTCATGA
- the b3galt2 gene encoding beta-1,3-galactosyltransferase 2, translated as MQWRRRHCCSIKMTWSIKRSLFRMHMIGLLFLALLFTIFLSCKDWLPSQPGLRENAVAYTMHGLHPVKEHAEGNQSSLPSLWRESLVPSKPPMNFSSHQSEVAVQSISGMEASLSTNKTNGNTLHREMGVGEQLAPNPYQYLLNEPYKCQDSSPFLILLIAVEPEDVEARNAIRQTWGNESMFMGVGFVRLFLMGRKSSPDGQLQNSIVEESFQHHDIIQQDFMDTYYNLTIKTLMGMNWVAEYCPHTRYVMKTDSDMFVNTEYLIQKLLKPELPPQHNYFTGYLMRGYAPNRNKDSKWYMPPELYSSERYPIFCSGTGYVFSGDMAGKIYQASLSIRRLHLEDVYVGICLAKLHIDPVPPPNEFLFNHWRVSYSSCKYSHLITSHQFQPSELIKYWNHLQSNKHNACINMAKEKSSKLHHRRMEWERLQR; from the coding sequence ATGCAGTGGCGACGGCGACACTGCTGTTCGATCAAGATGACATGGAGTATCAAGCGGTCACTCTTCCGTATGCACATGATTGGCCTGCTTTTCCTGGCCTTACTGTTCACCATCTTTCTCAGCTGCAAAGACTGGCTACCCAGTCAACCAGGACTACGAGAAAATGCTGTGGCCTACACAATGCATGGCTTACATCCAGTAAAGGAACATGCTGAGGGCAACCAAAGCTCACTGCCAAGCCTCTGGAGGGAGTCACTTGTTCCTTCTAAGCCACCTATGAACTTTAGTTCTCACCAATCAGAGGTTGCAGTCCAAAGCATCTCAGGAATGGAAGCATCTCTCAGCACTAACAAAACAAATGGCAATACCTTGCACAGAGAAATGGGTGTGGGAGAGCAGCTGGCACCTAATCCATACCAGTATTTGCTGAATGAGCCCTACAAATGTCAAGACAGCAGCCCCTTTCTCATTCTGCTCATTGCAGTAGAGCCAGAGGACGTGGAGGCCAGGAATGCCATCAGGCAAACATGGGGAAACGAGAGCATGTTCATGGGCGTGGGCTTTGTGCGTCTCTTTCTCATGGGTAGGAAAAGCAGTCCTGATGGCCAACTTCAGAACAGCATTGTAGAAGAAAGCTTCCAGCATCATGATATCATACAACAAGACTTCATGGACACCTACTACAATCTTACCATCAAGACACTGATGGGCATGAACTGGGTTGCCGAGTACTGTCCTCATACCAGGTATGTCATGAAGACTGATAGCGACATGTTTGTCAATACAGAGTATTTAATCCAAAAGCTGCTGAAGCCAGAGTTACCACCTCAGCACAACTACTTTACCGGCTACCTAATGCGAGGTTACGCACCAAATCGCAACAAAGACAGCAAGTGGTACATGCCTCCAGAGCTCTATTCCAGTGAGAGGTACCCTATCTTCTGTTCTGGCACAGGGTATGTGTTCTCTGGAGACATGGCAGGCAAGATATACCAGGCATCATTAAGTATACGTCGTCTGCATCTTGAGGACGTCTATGTTGGGATCTGTTTAGCAAAACTGCATATTGATCCTGTGCCACCACCAAATGAGTTTCTCTTCAACCACTGGAGAGTTTCCTACTCAAGCTGCAAATACAGTCACCTTATCACTTCCCACCAATTTCAGCCCAGTGAACTCATCAAGTACTGGAACCACTTGCAGAGCAACAAGCACAATGCTTGCATCAACATGGCAAAGGAGAAGAGTAGCAAATTACATCACAGGAGAATGGAATGGGAAAGGCTTCAGCGATGA